The nucleotide sequence TCTGGACACGCTTGTTCGCAAAGACGACTCCCTGGAGATAGGCATTGGCGCGATCATCACATTCAATGAAGGCAGAACATGCTGGGCATTGACTCATTGCGGCCCCAGACCTGATTTTCACAGAAGAGACAGCTTCATTATGAAACTGTGATCGCCTTCACCGTCTGCTGTCCCTCATCCTAATCCCCAAAAAGACCCTCGAAGTCTCTCGGGGTGAGAATCTTCGTGACGCCATATTGCCTGACCACCAGGAGGTCCTCGTCGCCGGTGACGAGATAGTCAGCCCGGCTCGCCGAGGCACAGGCAAGGACCCTGTCATCGTCCGGGTCCCGGCTCACCGGCTCGATGGGGTCAACTTCCGCGCACATTTCATCTGTTGCCTCTGCCAGAAGGGTACGGACGTCGGTCAGTTCCGATCGCGAAAGGGAGAACTTACGGAGAAGGACCCCTTCAAATTCCGCGACGATGTCGGGGCTGAGGACAAGCCTGCATTCCCTCTTTCGGGCCCGGAGCAGAAGCTTGTGACAGACACCTTCGGAAAGAAACGCGGCAACAAGCACGTTGGTGTCGAAAACGGCCCTCACGACACCACTTTGAACACATCTTCCTCGGTGACTATCCCGGCGGCCTTAGCCTTCCTGGCGAGCCCGCGCTTTACCTGTTTGAACCTGGTCTCCCAGAGGAAAATGCTGAGTGACTCTTTCACGATGTCACTCTTGTTCCGCCCCGTGGCCTTCGCCAGGTCATCGAGCTCAGCCGCCATCTTCTCAGACAGACTCACCGATAATACCGTTCTCATCAATCTCACCTCTCACACTACAATACACTACAGAGGTGCCTCTGTCAAGGGATGCTCATAATGATAGCAAAGGAAAGCAGGAAATCTGCATCTATATCAGGTCTTTTTCCATGGCCTTGCCGAACTCGTTCGCTTCGAGGATCGCTGCCTTCAGGAAGCTGCGCGTGATCTCGAAAGGTTCGTATCGGATGAAGAATACATTCAGGCTGTGCTCAACGATCTCGTCCAGTTCAGAACCGCGCTGCAGCGGGGGTCACAAAAAAGCAATCATCGCGGATAACCCACACATGGACCCGAGAGGGCCAGGGCTGGAGACTGCTGGGTGGAATGAGCATGACCATCGACAGGTAATGTCACATGTCGAGCCAGGTTTCCCGCCATCGAAGATGGGATTCGAGGATAGATAACTGAACACCGGGCGGTAAGCCCACTCAATTCAAGCACCGAGCCCTTGGCACATTCTAAGGATAGACCTCGCCATGATGAACGGCAACCCGGTTCAAGCCGTTTCTTCGGCATCCTTCCATGACCTATGCCTGCAGGTACCGGTCGGCAAATTCCCGTGGTTTGAGCACGTCGATCCCGCGAAAACCGGACACCTTTACCAGGTGCTTGTCCCCGCTTATGATCGTCTTGCACCTTGCAGACAGTGCGCAGGCGAAGAACTTATCAGTATTCGTCGAGTATCTCCTTCGAAACAGTCAGAACGAGCCTGCCTTGAGGTTGAGCTGTTTCCGTATGCTCTCCGGAATGACCACCTGTCCCCTGGACGACATCTTTGTCGTTGCCACTTCTGCCATACCGTCTCCTCTCCGCGATATCTTACTGGTAAGATCATACCCCGGAAGAAGCGGACGGGCAAGAGAATTACAGATGGGGAGTCCAAGGGGCCTTCCCCACGAACTCAAGAAAACAGATTTCCCCAATACCCTACCTGTCATTTCACATAAGGGGAAACCGATCAAACAGGGACTGCTCAGGGACCAACTGGAGAAAGAAAGCGGGTCTGACGATGGAGGAAGTCCTGAAGCTTTGCAGATGAACCGCAAGTCATGTACATCGGGACAGCGGGGGGTCCAATCCTCATTCGTGACAGATACCCGTGCTCACCTCAGCTTGCTCAGGAACTGGTTCGTTTCCTCGATATCGAACCAATCGGGATCGAATTCACCGCCCAGC is from Syntrophorhabdus sp. and encodes:
- a CDS encoding CopG family transcriptional regulator, giving the protein MRTVLSVSLSEKMAAELDDLAKATGRNKSDIVKESLSIFLWETRFKQVKRGLARKAKAAGIVTEEDVFKVVS
- a CDS encoding AbrB/MazE/SpoVT family DNA-binding domain-containing protein; translation: MAEVATTKMSSRGQVVIPESIRKQLNLKAGSF
- a CDS encoding putative toxin-antitoxin system toxin component, PIN family; the encoded protein is MRAVFDTNVLVAAFLSEGVCHKLLLRARKRECRLVLSPDIVAEFEGVLLRKFSLSRSELTDVRTLLAEATDEMCAEVDPIEPVSRDPDDDRVLACASASRADYLVTGDEDLLVVRQYGVTKILTPRDFEGLFGD